The nucleotide sequence ATGGAGTCGCTGTTGTTGCACTTTTCTCCAACGTTGTTCCAAAAGTTCATCATGGTTTGTGTGTTTCTGCTTGCTCGACATTTCTGTCAACAATTGAATATTATGATTTtgcattattatttgtattaattgAACATTGAtacccaaagcatgatgttaaataaaaatgtttgttaaatACCGACTTACCTTTGAAAATATCCTGTctttttatcctcacaatattttttttcctcctatctTAACTAACAGAATCCTGTTTTTGCCGAATCCCCATTGAAATTTGCGGCATGTTTTCTGGCGTCGTTTCCATAGACACCAGCACTAAATACTCAGGAAAAAAAGGGCGGGGCTAGTCGTCTTTTCCGAGCGTCTTCACCACTTAATGCACTACACACTTTtgtgaaaaataatgttattcTTTATTTAGATTGTCATTCCATTGACGAAACGCGACCACAAAAATTGAGAGTTGCACAATTTGTTCTCTTACACATTGCTAACAGTAGAGGTCCTCAAATATGCTGCGTTTAAATATTAGGGTGGTGAAAAGCACAACTGCTTAggtataaaatatacaaaaatgtaaatgcaaaGCTGATCATTTGGAATATATGTCTATAGGTTTATAGCGTATAGTGTTGGGCAAGTTTACTGTTTCAACCTCCAAAATACAATGTAacaacaatttgaaaaaaaaagctgagaaaaaaataaagcttgagattttttaatttaaatggtgTCTTGATTGACATCATGAGTTTTAGAGTCTTGAAGTTTTATAAGAGTTCAAAGAAGTATATGCAACAGCATCAAGATTTGATCTTTGTAAAACCACCTTGTGATGTGTAGTGAGGTTCTTTAGAAAATTCTCAGTTATTTTGAAAtactaaattgtttttataattattttattgagGTAAAACTGTGGAATTACTGATTTTTGACggtctttagaaaaaaaaggattttagtGGGTATACTTTAGCGACTTAAAGTTGATATCTAGATTGAGCTCTGATATTGCACTAAATTAAATTCCCACTAGAGGCAACAGAGCCATTTCCACGCCTCTAAACACGGATAAACAAATCGGGAAGCGAAGAAGAAGGAGCGTCCGTCTCTGCAAGCGTGTAGCAAGATTGCTAATGCGGGGACGAAGCGACTTGTTTGTAGGTATTGGCAGTATATAaatccttgttttgttttgcaactaATTTATTGTTGTCCTTAACCATGCATGAACATCCCTTCAGGCTGTGTCCTTTTGGAATGGTGGGAATGTTATAGCCCAGCGTcatggttgtgtttttttcatcaGAGGCCTGACGCATCTAAATTTAATGTTCGTGTTTTGTAAACGACAATCTTCTAATTGCAATCATGATTACCCTGTCAATCTCGTTCGAATCTCAAATCTAAGAACAGAATGGATTCTAGAGTGTAAGATCAGACGTTTTATAGTCCCTGTTTTCTAGGATAACATCATGAGCTATGCAGAGAAACCAGACGACATAACAAGAGACGAATGGATGGATAAACTCAACAATGTCCACATACAGAGAGCTGATATGAACAGACTTATTATGAACTACTTGGTGACAGGTACGGTTCTCCAAATCAACACCGATGATCCGAGAAGGATGTAAACAATACAAATAGAAGAAACGATGTAtgacactttgtttttgttttcaacagAGGGATTCAAAGAGGCAGCAGAGAAGTTCAGAATGGAGTCTGGAATCGAACCAAGCGTGGACTTGGAATCCCTGGATGAAAGAATCAAGATCAGAGAAATGATTCTGAAGGGACAGATCCAGGATGCTATTGCACTGATCAACAGTCTGCACCCGGAATTGCTGGATACAAATCGCTACCTTTACTTTCACTTGCAGGTAATTTCATTCATTCGATGATTCGTATACTCTAGACTTTCAAGGGGGCCGATCAAGATTAAGACAATTTGAAGTGTCAATTTTACTGTGTTGGGCTGCATTGCATTCCGTTACTTTTGTTGTAATGAAATCAAAATATCCAATCCAACCCAAAGCTAACTGCATCACAGCCGCTTCAACGATAGTGCGCACCGCTGTGGAAATGTTTGATCTGTGACTTTGACTTGTtcattttaaaggggaaaaatcccaaatcaaactAATCTCATTCTCTGTAGGCAATGGTGAcgttctttttaaattgtgtttgcaGCAGCAGCATCTTATTGAACTCATCCGCTTAAGGGAGACCGAAGCAGCCCTCGAATTCGCCCAGTCTCAGTTAGCGGAGCAGGGCGAAGAGAGCCGAGAATGTTTGACTGAGATGGAGAGGACGCTGGCCCTGCTTGCGTTCGATAACCCTGAGGAGTCACCTTTTGGAGATCTCCTCAATATGATGCAGAGGCAAAAGGTAGCATTTAAAAGCACACACCCATATTTTTCCATGGTGGCTATTCAATGGcatttctgtgtttttcagGTATGGAGCGAAGTGAATCAGTCTGTGCTGGACTATGAAAACCGGGAGTCAACACCCAAGTTGGCCAAACTCCTGAAACTACTGCTGTGGGCTCAAAACGAACTGGACCAAAAGAAAGTGAAGTATCCCAAAATGACAGACCTGAGCAAGGGGACAATCGAGGAGCCAAAATAATGAAAGAATTCAAAAGATGGACGTTTCCAGTATCTATTTATACTCCAGCAAAATGATGTTAGGTCATTTTTTCTGCCCAAACCTTTTATTATATTGAACTGGATTGATACCATTTTAAATGACCTCTCACTCAATTGGAACATGTTTGATgttatcattttatttcacaggatatctttttcatatttacatgtccacaagttttttttttctgtctatcgGCAGGGAAAGTTGGGATTTGAAGATGAATAAAGCCTAAATTAGGCCGTCTCTGTCTGACCATTAAATTATGCTTccagttaaaaatgttttgttgtgtttgcaCGTCCTAACTAAAAGCTTCCATGTCAGCAACCAGATGACACAAGACACTGCAGGacactttggatttttttgggggtgtaggGGCCCGCGCTTAACTTGTCCTTGGCATAGTTGGCAAAGTTGCAGTTACAAGTACATGCaactaaatacacaaaaatgtcatGTACGTGGTTAGAATAAGATGTTCATTTGCTGTGCTTCTATTCActgcattcattttattttacaataaatactaattttacaattttactaTAGCATTGAGTCTTTGATAACCTTGGATGTTATAGCTGTCATGAGATGTGATGGCTGGCAGTGGTAAAAAAGCATTAGGGTTAATAAAAGCATTGGAAACATTCTCATTTATTGTAACCCCCCAATTCTACAAGCTCTGCCTTCATTAACTATTTTTTCAACAAACAATTTATGAAAAGAATGTTTAAAGTGCCATTATTAATCCTGCtgtatatattctatatatactgtacaatatatatttataattgcATATGTTCACTACGTGCATCACCAAAAATGGTCACTAGAGGGGCTCATACGAAACGTTCATCTATTTGTAACCGTAGAATCACTTCCTCGTTGAGCGCCCTCTTCCGATCACACAGCGACGTGCATGgtcggggaaaaaaagaaatgacacgTGGATTTCTATCCAGTGGCGTCAAGAAAAACAGTCTTCGCTCAGTTTCCGCCTTCCGTTCACGAATTCTAGTCTCAGGTTTATCGCGGTGACATGTGTTTCCAAACGTCGAAAGTAGACTGCTTCTTCCTGCTTAGTCCACAGGGAAGAAATTGATAAAGTGTCGAGGCTGTCGCCAACATCACACCACATTGAATGGCAGTGATTCAAAAACATGGCAAG is from Stigmatopora nigra isolate UIUO_SnigA chromosome 1, RoL_Snig_1.1, whole genome shotgun sequence and encodes:
- the LOC144194019 gene encoding glucose-induced degradation protein 8-B homolog isoform X1 — encoded protein: MRGRSDLFDNIMSYAEKPDDITRDEWMDKLNNVHIQRADMNRLIMNYLVTEGFKEAAEKFRMESGIEPSVDLESLDERIKIREMILKGQIQDAIALINSLHPELLDTNRYLYFHLQQQHLIELIRLRETEAALEFAQSQLAEQGEESRECLTEMERTLALLAFDNPEESPFGDLLNMMQRQKVWSEVNQSVLDYENRESTPKLAKLLKLLLWAQNELDQKKVKYPKMTDLSKGTIEEPK
- the LOC144194019 gene encoding glucose-induced degradation protein 8-B homolog isoform X2, which codes for MSYAEKPDDITRDEWMDKLNNVHIQRADMNRLIMNYLVTEGFKEAAEKFRMESGIEPSVDLESLDERIKIREMILKGQIQDAIALINSLHPELLDTNRYLYFHLQQQHLIELIRLRETEAALEFAQSQLAEQGEESRECLTEMERTLALLAFDNPEESPFGDLLNMMQRQKVWSEVNQSVLDYENRESTPKLAKLLKLLLWAQNELDQKKVKYPKMTDLSKGTIEEPK